From Fusarium oxysporum f. sp. lycopersici 4287 chromosome 10, whole genome shotgun sequence:
AAAGTGGAGGCTGCGGTTTAATGGCCGGTCTATTAGACCATTTTTAGGGCCAAGACGGGAGAGAATGATAAAtggaagcaaaagaaaagaagagcGCGTGATGAGACGACGATACTGAGAGCAGGGGTCTCTTTTTCACTGACTCTCCGTTCTCCCTTTGAAGGCTGAACCAGTCAGAGTAAAGGACCATGATGCGAGCGGCAGCATTGATTGAGAAGTGAGCTAGATGGAGTCATGCAACGCACTGTAGAAAAATGACCACTTGCCCATTGACAGTGCTTTCGTTTCATTTATATCAGCTGCATATCACTTACACTCCATTAAATGTATTGTAGATAGTCTCCTCTTGTGGTGGCATTGTACCTCTCGCCGATTCCGTGACAAGACGGGATGGAGCGCGTTTCCCATTAAAACCCCTGAATGCTTAGCGTTTCCAAGAAACCGTAAACTTTGGCTCTAACGCAACCGGGGAATCGTTCAGGGCCACCCGCGTCTCGGCGGGGCCCTTGAAACGCTGAAACGTCCAGACGCCCAATGGGTCTTGCTCAGGGGAAATTGAGTTCATTGGCTGTGAGTAAATGTTCCCTTCCAGCTTCAATCCACTGTATGAAAATAAGGCAGTCCTGCAATTGACTTTTCAACGTCACTGAAGTTATGTAATTAAATGTCACGACGTACCCGAGTTCGTCAATTTGATGCTTACTCGGTTGCCAAGCCGGTACTCTGTGTGGCAATCATTGTAACCCTCAGTGGCCTCAAAATCACCTCTGTAGTCTGTTGTCTGTGACCTCACATGTCCAAGTCAACCACACCATGAGGTATGCAGTGCAATTACCCAGCATACCATTGGATTCCATCAAAACACCGTCTTGCAGAGGAAACGACCATTCGTCTCTTGTCATGTGCTTCTTTACCAACTCGGCCATCTATACAACAGATCAGCCATACAGCCTTTGCCACGATAAACTCATTGTACATATGAGGAGGCCATGGTACGACCTCACGCATATCTACATGCAAATTGTTGTCCCGCCAATGAACTATCAACATGAAATCAAGCTATCAATACATGACACGTGACAATGCTATGCATCTCATGTACCAGGTAATCTAGTGTGTTCTATTTCTATCACACTCAGCACGACTGATAGATCACTTTGAGCAATCAGATCTAAGTCGTTCGGTAATTCTCCTGAGACAATCAGGCGTCTCAAAGTCTTTCTCCAGCGTGCAACAGCAGAAGCAAACAGAAACAGCACAAGTTTCACTTGATGAACTCACCAAGTAAAGTCACCAATGTGGGAAATAAAATATGAACTTCAAAATCTTGATTAATATCGACTAAATAAACATAGTCTTTTCTGACTTTTCTTTAACCTTGACCCATTCATTAGGCCCATGCCAGGGCCGTCCCAAACATGGCAAACACACCGTGACAATGCTCATCTCTCATCAGAGAAAACAAATAATGCTATGCTTATAAACAATTCAAATCATACGCTTCAACACCGTTCCATGCAATCAACTTTTTAGTTGGCGATCTGGGCCATACGCTTAGACATACTGTCGCAATAGTTAGCATATGTTCTGGTATCATGGTATCATGGGTTACACTTACAAGTCGTAGAAGGCAAACTGGCTGGGGCTGCTGCCGAACTCGTACACGAATCGACTGGCAAGGTAGGAGCCGAAGATGCTTCGGAGGTAGGAGTCGGGGATGCGAGCGATCAAGGTGTCGAGACCAATCTTCTCGAGGAGAAGACGGGGCAGagcatcttgaagaacagaTCGGCGGATCTTCTCGTTGTCCCAGAGGTCGGAGTGCTGgagcttctcatcaagatcgGTAATGGCAACGGAGAGCTTGTCAGAGAGGATAGATCGGGGAGTTCCGGTCTGCTCATGCTCGCGCCAGATAGCCTCAAACTCAAGGCGGGCGTTCTCCTGAATCTTGAGCTGAACCTGCTTGACGTAGTCCTTGTAGAACTGAGGAGCCTCGCCCTGGGCGTTGTGGCACATGTTCTCAACGAAGCCCTCGTCGTCGAAAGACAGAGAAGCAAGAACCTCAAGGGAGGACGATGTCACACCACCCTTGTTGGCAGAGGCATCCTTGTACAGAATGCAGCCAGCAGCCTCGAGGCGAAGCTTAGCCTCCTGGGTAATGAAGAGGTTGGCTCCCTCAACGAGGTAAGGGATGATGCACTTGCCATCCTTGATGAGACGGTTGACCGAGATGAGGTCAATGGAGGCGGGACGACCACCACAAGGGACGAAGCAGTCGACACTGCCAGTGTCACGGAGATGGAAGGTGTTACGGAACGATGTACCGTTGTTGATAACCTCGCCATTGGGGAGAGTGATGTTGACGTCGTCGCACAGGACTCGGTAACCCTCGGGAGACAGCTTGGAAACATCGTACTCGATGATCATCTTGCGGCCGTTGGCAAGGCGCAGAAGCTCGTCACGGTCGAGACCGTTGGGGTCAGCAAGAACTCCAGAGCCATCCACAATGGCAGTGTACTTCTCGTTACCAAGCTTTATCTCGTTGCTGCCCAGGTCACCATCGGGGCCACCAGTCTGCATCTTGCGGATAGTAGAGGGGTCAAGCTCGAGCTTTCGGTAGATACCCTTGACGTACTCACGAACAGACAGGGTGGTCATGCCGTAGGTGTCGTGAGGAATACCACCAAGCTTGGGAGACTTGCCAGTGAAGAAGGACTTCCACCAGGGGGCGCCACGGGATCGAGCGTGCTCAGTAGCCCAGTCGACCAGCTCAGCGGTGTTCTCATCAGGGcccatgaagatgatctcCTCCTTGCCGTAGAGGTCGACAACAGGGTTCTTGATACCAGGGGTCTCGGCgggcagaagaagatcaaggataCTATCAATGTACTTCTCGAAAGCCTCACGGGCACGGTTCTGCTGCTTAGGGTCCAACAGAATAACACCCTTGGAGCCACCCTCGGGAatgtccttgttcttgcgCTGCTGTGTGCTGGCAAGACCGTAGTTCTCATCGAAGATGCTGCGGGCGTTGATGCCATAAGCCTCCTTGTTGCGAGACTTGACGATTCGGATACCACCGCGAGAGATATCCTTGAATCGGAGGTGGAAACCTCGGGACTCAGAGCTGATGACGAGGAACATGCCGTAGAGGGGCTTGGGGTACTCGACCTCGGGGAGGAAAGATGGGTCAAGACGGAAGCTCAGAGCGACCTTGGTAGGGGTGAAGTAGTTGGTCTTGAGGATGGCGTTGTTGAACACACGGAAGGCAGTGAGaaccatctcatcatgctcGTTGTTGACGTTCTTGGagatcttgtccttgagagCGTCGTCGGAGAGAACCTCGACGGACAGGCTGGAGGAGACAACCTTCACGGGGTCATCCTGGTCCTTAACAAGGTGGATGTTGGCGAAAGAAGCGTAAAGAGCACGAACGAGACCGGGGTAGTTCTGAATAATCTCATAAATGTACTCAGGAGTAAATGTCTCAGAACGGAGACGGCGCTTCAGGTTAGAAAGGAGGGCCTGCTGAGCGTTGTTCTTAACATCCAGAAGCTCGGCAAGAGTAGAGTACTCTGGTCCCAATCGGTTCAGGAAGTGCTGAACGAACACCCAAGCGGAGTGGGCGTAGACGGATTCCTGAAGGCTGAGCTGTCCATCGAGGAAAAGGTTGTGGAACTTGTTGTGGGGGAGACAGTAGAGGAGAGAAACCTCCTTGGAGATCTGGTCAATGGACTCCTCAATTGAAGGGAACTGTCCACTGCTCTCGACGGTGTCAGAAGTAGGTCGGAGGTAGACACTCATGACGGTGATACCGTTGGAGAACTGCTCGAGGTACTTTCGAGATGAGGTGACGCCATAGTAGTGGTAAAGGTCACTGAGGGCAGAGAAAAGACCCTGGGCAGTGCGAGAGCGGAAGGCAACGACCATTCGCTTCTCGTCGGTGTTCTCAATATCGAAGACCTCGATGACGGGACCAGCTCGGTTAACGGCGAGCTCAATGATGTCCTGGTAGATttgcttggtgttgtcaGTGGCCTTGCGGAGGAAGCCGTTGTCGGCAATGAGCTCGAGGTTGGTCTCCTTGGGGTCGGTCTGCTCAGGTGGAGTGGCAAACTGGCACTGGTAGACGAAGTAACATCGGAGAGTTGCCTTGGAGCTGGGGCTCACGACAGCGGGAGATCGGAAAGTCTCAACGCGGTACTTGCTGTGGCCGGGGTGATCAATGTACTTGGCCTCGAGGCGTTCCTCATAGCGAGGACCAGCAGTGTTGGTCTTGCCAGCAACGCTGGTATCAATGTAGATGGCATGGTCGTTAGCCTCCATATCCAGTCGGATCTCCTCCTGCTTATCCTCGCGAGCGAAGGAAGCGACCTTAGCGGCATACAGAGAGGTGATGTGGCTGGAGATGACATCGGGGGTCTCAAGCTCGAAGTAGACATCATCGATGCCAAGCTTCTCGTAGAACCACTCGATCTGCTCATCAATTTGAGGCTCGGGGACGAAACCAGCAGCTGAGATGATAGACTTCacagtcttcttctgctcagGCTTGCCAGTGAACTCAGGGGCAATGTAGCCAACGGTGGCAGATCGCAGAATGCGGTGGCCGTTGCCGCCATTGCCATTTTGCAGAGGAACGGAGAAGTGAGTAGGCTGGGGAGAAGGACCACGGCTGGCCTCAGTGGCCTTGACGTTAGCCACGGGGTTGGCGGAAATGGCAGTCATGTTGGATTTCTGATATGGATCTGTGTAATCAGGGAAAGTCTGAGAGGGCAGCATGTTAGTGGGCGATTCTGTTATAGGCGCCATCTTGGCGAGATGCCTAGATGGAGAGTGAAGTTTGGTGGTGTAAACGCAAGACGACAAAACGAAATGATTGAAAACAGTGATGGGATGAACAAGATGGAGACGAGATGAGCCAGCTGCAAGTGTCTTATATAGACAGTTCGGCTTGAGCAAACAAGGAAGCCTGAAGATAACAGTTCTCCTGTCGTCACCGCTGTAGCCAACTCAACCAGAGTTTCGGTCAGAGCTCGTGACTCAAAGCGAACTAAGGAAAAGAGGCATTTGATACGGGGCTGCTGACCCAGAGGCTGCCCTGCGCCCGTGAAGGCCAAACTCAATGATCCAGTGATCATTGGTATTGAACCCGTCCCGGGAGGCTCATTCCAGGTCCTATCCGGGGCGTCCATGCTCGCACTCACTGGACGCCACTAGATCGGGGACCTGAAAATGCACTGCAGATGCTGGGGCTGGGGCTGGGGCTGTTTGCAGCACCTAATGCGAACCGCTCAGCTCGCTGGGAAGCTTATCTCTGATACGGAGCACCAGAATCCCGGTGTAAGCCGCCCGGGCCGGCTCTCGTATTCTCGCCATTGGGTAGTGAAAATCAGGGGGAAGCCAATCAACGGCGCCATGGATTCGCGATAAGGGCAAAATGACGAAGGGGTAGTGGGCAGTGCTGTAGTCAGATAAGACTTATCCGCTACTTACCGGCTAGAGTTTGTGACGATCAATTCGTTTCGTCACTGAAAATAGATAATTCTAGGTCGGTAATGCCGAACTTATAGCGGGGCCTTCTaaaagaagatggcgagaGGAAGTTATTCAGAAGAATAACAAGATTGCCGTAAAAGGTTCTCAGATGAGAGGAGGGTTGGTTAAAGTTCTGACGGCAGGTTAGTATATCTGTCATACACTGCCAACCTGAGCAGGCGTTTGACTCGGTGTGCACGAACTCAGCGCAGCCATCCGTCAGCCCTGTCGTAAATAGAAACTGAAGACGGTATGTCTAGAACAAGAGATAACAAAAGCTCTCTTGATACGTCGAGGTTGGTTTGAGATGACGAGGTTCAAAGCTCAAGCCAGGACAGGGAATATGATCTCTAAATAAAGACGAGGTAGGAGTGATAAGGGGTTCAAGGTAGAtagaagaaggcttctttttGTGAGGAGAAGCAAATGCAAAATGCAATAGGTAATCAACAAGTTTGAGGTCAAGTGACTTATCTCTCCAACTTTCGAAGCCAGAAGATATTGGGACTGGCGATGGAAGCTTTATATACT
This genomic window contains:
- a CDS encoding NAD-specific glutamate dehydrogenase, whose product is MTAISANPVANVKATEASRGPSPQPTHFSVPLQNGNGGNGHRILRSATVGYIAPEFTGKPEQKKTVKSIISAAGFVPEPQIDEQIEWFYEKLGIDDVYFELETPDVISSHITSLYAAKVASFAREDKQEEIRLDMEANDHAIYIDTSVAGKTNTAGPRYEERLEAKYIDHPGHSKYRVETFRSPAVVSPSSKATLRCYFVYQCQFATPPEQTDPKETNLELIADNGFLRKATDNTKQIYQDIIELAVNRAGPVIEVFDIENTDEKRMVVAFRSRTAQGLFSALSDLYHYYGVTSSRKYLEQFSNGITVMSVYLRPTSDTVESSGQFPSIEESIDQISKEVSLLYCLPHNKFHNLFLDGQLSLQESVYAHSAWVFVQHFLNRLGPEYSTLAELLDVKNNAQQALLSNLKRRLRSETFTPEYIYEIIQNYPGLVRALYASFANIHLVKDQDDPVKVVSSSLSVEVLSDDALKDKISKNVNNEHDEMVLTAFRVFNNAILKTNYFTPTKVALSFRLDPSFLPEVEYPKPLYGMFLVISSESRGFHLRFKDISRGGIRIVKSRNKEAYGINARSIFDENYGLASTQQRKNKDIPEGGSKGVILLDPKQQNRAREAFEKYIDSILDLLLPAETPGIKNPVVDLYGKEEIIFMGPDENTAELVDWATEHARSRGAPWWKSFFTGKSPKLGGIPHDTYGMTTLSVREYVKGIYRKLELDPSTIRKMQTGGPDGDLGSNEIKLGNEKYTAIVDGSGVLADPNGLDRDELLRLANGRKMIIEYDVSKLSPEGYRVLCDDVNITLPNGEVINNGTSFRNTFHLRDTGSVDCFVPCGGRPASIDLISVNRLIKDGKCIIPYLVEGANLFITQEAKLRLEAAGCILYKDASANKGGVTSSSLEVLASLSFDDEGFVENMCHNAQGEAPQFYKDYVKQVQLKIQENARLEFEAIWREHEQTGTPRSILSDKLSVAITDLDEKLQHSDLWDNEKIRRSVLQDALPRLLLEKIGLDTLIARIPDSYLRSIFGSYLASRFVYEFGSSPSQFAFYDFMSKRMAQIAN
- a CDS encoding NAD-specific glutamate dehydrogenase, yielding MAPITESPTNMLPSQTFPDYTDPYQKSNMTAISANPVANVKATEASRGPSPQPTHFSVPLQNGNGGNGHRILRSATVGYIAPEFTGKPEQKKTVKSIISAAGFVPEPQIDEQIEWFYEKLGIDDVYFELETPDVISSHITSLYAAKVASFAREDKQEEIRLDMEANDHAIYIDTSVAGKTNTAGPRYEERLEAKYIDHPGHSKYRVETFRSPAVVSPSSKATLRCYFVYQCQFATPPEQTDPKETNLELIADNGFLRKATDNTKQIYQDIIELAVNRAGPVIEVFDIENTDEKRMVVAFRSRTAQGLFSALSDLYHYYGVTSSRKYLEQFSNGITVMSVYLRPTSDTVESSGQFPSIEESIDQISKEVSLLYCLPHNKFHNLFLDGQLSLQESVYAHSAWVFVQHFLNRLGPEYSTLAELLDVKNNAQQALLSNLKRRLRSETFTPEYIYEIIQNYPGLVRALYASFANIHLVKDQDDPVKVVSSSLSVEVLSDDALKDKISKNVNNEHDEMVLTAFRVFNNAILKTNYFTPTKVALSFRLDPSFLPEVEYPKPLYGMFLVISSESRGFHLRFKDISRGGIRIVKSRNKEAYGINARSIFDENYGLASTQQRKNKDIPEGGSKGVILLDPKQQNRAREAFEKYIDSILDLLLPAETPGIKNPVVDLYGKEEIIFMGPDENTAELVDWATEHARSRGAPWWKSFFTGKSPKLGGIPHDTYGMTTLSVREYVKGIYRKLELDPSTIRKMQTGGPDGDLGSNEIKLGNEKYTAIVDGSGVLADPNGLDRDELLRLANGRKMIIEYDVSKLSPEGYRVLCDDVNITLPNGEVINNGTSFRNTFHLRDTGSVDCFVPCGGRPASIDLISVNRLIKDGKCIIPYLVEGANLFITQEAKLRLEAAGCILYKDASANKGGVTSSSLEVLASLSFDDEGFVENMCHNAQGEAPQFYKDYVKQVQLKIQENARLEFEAIWREHEQTGTPRSILSDKLSVAITDLDEKLQHSDLWDNEKIRRSVLQDALPRLLLEKIGLDTLIARIPDSYLRSIFGSYLASRFVYEFGSSPSQFAFYDFMSKRMAQIAN